The Piliocolobus tephrosceles isolate RC106 chromosome 16, ASM277652v3, whole genome shotgun sequence DNA window GTGAGCTCAGGAGGGCCTGCGTTCTgactgggaggcagggctggacTCAGGCTGAGCAGGACTGAGTTCTGTGGACAAGGAGCCCGGGTGTTCCGGGCCAGGCCAGCCTGTACAAAGGCTGGGGTGGGACACGGGGAGGTAGTGAGGGGACATGGCTGGTTGAACAGTATTGAGCATGTTGAAGCTGGGAAGCTGGGGTCAGGtcccaggagctggggagggCTTCCAAGGAGGGGAAGGTTTGGGGACGTGGGCCCCAGTCCCTGAGGGTGGGAGGGCTTGGGGCCAAGAAACCAGGCAGGCAGGAGCCCAGGTTGGAGATGTTTGGAACTGTCCCGGACTGGAGAGGCAGCAGCAAGTACGGAAGAGGGTGAGCCAGGACACAAGACAGGGACCGACTGGAGGCTGACTAGGAGACCACCAGAGAGGCCAGGACCTCCCTCACGGCGGGAAGGAAAGGTCACAGCAGTCAGAGGACCCACAGGGCTCTGCAGCGTGGGAGGACGTGGGGCACAGGCAGTCAGACTGGAGCGCCTCCCCGCAGACCCACCCCCCAGACCCCGGAAGCCTCGGCCAGGCCTGTGAGGGGAGTTAACCCCCTCTACAGACGGGGAAACCAAGGCTAGGAGAACGGTCACTTGCCCAAGACAGCAAGCTCTGGTGATGGAGCCGGGATTCCAAACCAGAAGTCCCACTCCCACCCAGTCCCTAAGCACATGAAGTCCCGGCTGAGTTTGGGGACAGCCTTCCCTGGAGGTGAGAAGAATCACAGCTGCAGGGAAACTAGCTTAGGGCCTTAGCCCCAGGGATGTGGAAGACACAGGAAGGCAGCATCGGCCCCGCCTCCCTGGAACTGTGAGGTGCGGGGGGTGGGGGACCTTTGCTTGCTGTACATGCAGATGAGACGCCCACCCCCAGGACCACCACTGTTCCTTGGCTGAGGCCTGTCATAGCCCAAAGGTCACTGTGTTCCTTGGAGCCAAGGCCCCAGTGGGAGGAATGAGAACCGCTTTTGTTTGGAGGGGCAGTCACGAGGCACGTGAGGCAGCCGCCCAGTCCTCACCGCCCTCTATCTGTCTGTCCGTCTGTCTGGCCCAGGCCTACATGAACTTTTACTACAAAAGCACCGAGGGCTGGAGCATTGGCAACGTGCTCCTGGACTTCACCGGgggcagcttcagcctcctgcagATGTTCCTTCAGTCCTACAACAACGGTGAGTCAGCCAGCGGGCTGCTGGCCACCCTGTGGCTGGAGCATCGGGCGGGGCCAGCCTTCCCGGGATCCTCCAACCAGGGCTCCACCCCCAGCTGGGATCCAAGCCAATCTAGCCCCCAAGGAGAGACCCACCTACGGGCCTTCGTAGCTGCAGGATTTGTGGTTTTTTGGgacccccacctcccaccaccccacCTGCTCCAGCTGCCTCAGGAGCTGCAATCTAACACCAGCTTCCATCCCCCGGCTGCTAACAGACCAGTGGACGCTCATCTTCGGAGACCCAACCAAGTTTGGACTCGGggtcttctccattttcttcGACGTCGTCTTCTTCATCCAGCACTTCTGTTTGTACAGAAAGAGACCGGGGTATGACCAGCTGAACTAGCACCCAGGGACCCAGTGTGCACAGCCCCCAGCCTCGTGCCCTGCTGGGGAAGGCCTCACCCAGCAAAGGCCGGAGAAGCGGTTGGGCCCTGGCACGCAGGGCTGGCTCAGTGTGCGGACAGAGGAGAGCACTCTGCTCCTGGAGCCAGAGGCCGTTCAACAGCCTGCCTTCATCTGggcccctcctgggcctccccGGCCAGGCACGTGGCACCGTCGCCTTGACGCCGCCATCTCTTTTCTTTAAGGCTTCAAGCAGCGCACACAGGCTCTGGCAGCCGTCTCAGGCAGGACTGGGCACCGGACTTGCAGCTGAAGGCCTTGCCCCAAACTACCAGCGTTTCTGCGAGCAGCTTGAAGGGCTGACCTTGCGGTCGGGAGAGCCAAGGGCACTTTGCTGCCACCGCTGCGTTCCCAGAGACCAAGCAGCCAGGTGCCGTGGCCAGTGGACTCAGAGGTGCTGGTGGAGGGACTAGGACTTTGGGGTTAGGCCGCGGGATTCTTCCTGTGAAGGCCACTTTCCTGACACGCTGTCTCTACATAACTCAGCATCCGCGACTGCCTTCAACAGCTGGCCCTGCCCAGAGTATTTCTGAGCCCTGAGGGGCCCGCCAGATCGGTTCTGAATTGGACTCAGGCCCAGCAGATTAGCATACTAACTCCTTTCGGATTTTGTGGAGGGACGTTTGGAAGTGGCTCATTCTCTTCCCCCCTCTCTGCTACCTCCACCTTTCCAGTCAGATGGGCCCCACCTGAGCACACCCAGCCCCTCCTTACCCAGCATCTGGAGTACAGGACACATCCCTCTCCCGTGACCAGTCTGTGCCTTAGAGGTCTGTTAGGCCTGCCAAACGGCGACCAGCTGCCCCGGAGGGAGGGCAggcccccttctctctctttctccagatCCCTACCTGAGACTCACCAGTTTCTGGCCTGTTCAGGAGCCTCAGATAAGTATTTGTACTTGAGACCACCTCACACAATCCGTATGGGCCCAGCCCTGATCTCAACCTCCTTCCCTCCACCCGAAGCTGCCGTCCTTCCTGTGGCAGGAGGGGGGGGTCCCAGGACGTGCCTCGTACATGCCTTCAGCTTGTCAGTCCACTGAGTTTTCTTCCGTGAGAACAACGCGAGGGGCCTGCATCTTGAATTAAAACCTACTCGCTTCCTTTCTGCACTCTTAAGTGTGTGCTCGATACAGAAGGCAGGTGTGCCGGCCTTCAGAGCCAGGTGCCCCTGCTCCCCGCCTTGTGTAAGGAAGCGCGTATGGTTGTGAAGTTCACTGACCCGAGGGGGCTGCGTGCTGACCCCGCACTTCCCTGGGGAGCCCTCTTGGGGCGTGTGAGACGCCTGCCCTCCCAGGGACCGGTCACTCTCCCAGGCTCCACGTCTTTACCATGACCAGGGCACGCCGCTCAATCCGGATGTGCGTGGGGGTGGATGAGGTTCTGAAGGGCACACCAGCACTGGGTGTGGGGGCGGGGGGCAGTGGGGGGTCTTATTCTCCAGGCGCTTCCTCTATCTAGTTGTAACAAACATCAAAGAACGTCAGCTCTTGTTTCTGTAGAGCAGAGACTTTGGCCTGACCGGGTCCACGGACCTGTTTCATTTGCGTCGCCCAATCAATGTGTTACTGGGTGCCATACTTTAAAATGAGAGATTTCAAATGACTGACTTTTccggccgggcaccgtggctcacgcctgtaatcccagcactttgggaggccaaggcaggtaggtcacctgacgtcaggagttcgagatcagcctggccaacattgcaaaacaccatctctactaaaaatacaaaaattagctgggcatggtggcgggcgcctgtaatcccagctacttaattggctgaggcaggagaatcacttgaacccgggaggcggaggttgcagtgagccgagatcacgccactgcactccagcctgggcaacaagaacaaaactctgtttcaaaaaaaaacaaaaacaaaattatggacttttctttaaaatctgaTTTGGCAGTGCTAGGTAGGTCCAGGAGTGCTAACACCTTGCCAGAGCTGGTACGCAGGTGGTCAGGTGCTCTCTGGCTCACCCCCATCTGGCCAGATCACAGCCCCCAGCAACGTGGGAGGTTGCATCCCTCCCTGTGATACAGGGAGTGCCCTTAGTGTCTTACAGGCAGGGGTCTCTCGCAGGCACCTCTGGGTGTCCCTGTGGCCCCTCCCAGGTGGGAGCTGAGGCTAGGTTGCAAAAAGGAAGGTGGGAGCAAGTAGGGGCTTCACAATAACACCCAAGAAAGCACACGCACCCCAGGGTCCCACCCCAGTGCTCCCAGATGCTCCCACAGATGTGGTTCCGGTCAGGCGCAGTGCTGCTGCTACGGCTCCACCAGCCCCGGGCTTTTCAGGCAGACGGGCCTGGGAGTAGTTAAGCTTTGTCCCAGAACAGTGGGGGATGGGGCCATCGTTAAAACCACAGCTCTGGCCCCAATACCCCACCCCCCAGGATATCCCAGCCCATGCCTCAGCAGAGCCCCCTGTGAattccagcactgtttattgagcACACCACATCGGGGAGGGGCGGCAGTGGTTTCCACGGTCACCAAAGTGAGGCTTGTGCACTTGCTGAGCTTCCAGATGCGAGTTAGTAAGCTAAATTCAAAAGTAGAACGGGCATCTCCAAAGAGTACGATAAAAACATTTTGTATCAAAcgtgattaaaaaaatacaaaagttaaacCCACAGGCAAAGAGGAAAATGACAATCCTGAGAGCTGCCCTGAAATGTGAGCCTCGAACCTCGTCTAAATCCTGTAAGAAGGCAAACCCTGGGGAGGCCAGCACCCCTCGGGAGAGTGGGAGTGAATGGGGAGCCCACCTGGCTTCTATCTGGGCAAACCTTCGTAGCGCCCCTGGCAGGATGTGTGTCCAGCCCCCCGATGGGCAGAGGCACTGCGAGGTGGACACACGAGGGCTGGGGGGCGGTGGCGGAGCCGAACCCTGCAACCAGGGCAAAGCGGGAAAGGCCCGGCCTCTCCAGCATTTCCCAGCTTTGGTGGCTCCCAAGAGATGGTGGTTCCCACTTGCCCAGCCACAGCTGTGGCCAGGCAGCAGGGTCGGACCTGAGCCTGTGGTCACAGCAGACCGGCTACCACTCAGCTCCAGGCCCTTGTTTCCAGTCCTCGGTGTCCAGGGGAGAAAGCTGGTCCCAGAGGCCCCAGGCCAGGggtgggagaagagaaggaaggccaggccaggcctctGGGACCAGCTGCAGCCCTTCTGAGCTGGGGCCCAGCACTCAGCAGAAGCCAGGTGGGGACCGAGTGTGGAATTGGCGTTCCTGTACAGAGAGGAGGCAAGGCAGGAGTTGCAGACGGTGGCAGCTGCTAGGACAGCATGGACTGCTGCACGGCCTTCTGCAGTGACTGTCGTGTCACCAGCAGGCGTACCACCTCCTCCGAGCGCTTGGTGAGCCGCTTCCGGGCCTGGTCGTGTGTGACCATGGTCATGTCCCAGCCGTTCACCTGGcccagggagagagagaacacaggCCCACCTCAGCTCCCCGCCCTCTGGGATCTGGAAGCAGAGGGCTTTGGAGGCCCGGGTCATTCAAGTAAGCCCCCAGCCTAACATCCCAGGCCAAGCACTGTGGCTGAGACACACACAGGAGAGAAAGCCAGCGTCCTCTGGGGCAATACCAGCATGGGTTCCCAACTGGCTATGGTGAGTTCCTCCCAGCTGGCAGGCTGGGGCAGGTCCCCAACCCCACGTGCTTCAGACCTGCTGGCCCAAACCTTGTTTTTCCTCCTTCGGGACACGTGTTACCTGCATGATCTTGTCTCCAATCTGCAGCCCAGCGATTTCAGCAGGGCCTCCTTCGGACACCCGTGTGACATAAATACCCTGGAAAGGGGTAGCCCAAGTCAAGCTCTGTGGTCCCCGGACTGGCCCCTTATCCACAGAGTGGAAGCCAGCATGGCACACTGTCAGCCGTCCCTCTGTCCCCGCACCCAGCCTGTCCCAGCACACACGGTCAGTGAGGACTATTCCGAGAGAGCCGGGGCAGAGTGTCACTGCCCCATCGTGCGCCGGTCGTGCTCCCCTGGGCTTTGTCTGGGCAGCCCTTCCTCACCCCTACCCATCCTTATTCTCACTAGGTCACTTCCAATGCCTTCTTAGAGAACATGGTTTGAGAGATGAGGTCTGCTCCTTCCATGGGGCCCAGGAAACAGAGACCCACCATCTCAGGCCCCTGTGCCCCATGGAGCAGTCCCAGGACCCCAGAAACCCCTCACCTTGTCCGTCTTGTCTTCGGAAAAGGGATTCTGGGAAGGATCCTGGTCGATTCCACCTCCAATGCTAAAACCCAGGATTAAGTTCTCACCTTGACGCAGCTTGTGAATTTCAACTCTTTGCtggcaaagaaaaaaagccagttgAGGGAAGTGGGTGGCTGGAGAATGAGGCTTGTGTGTGTCCCCAGCAGCCGCCTCAGAGCCATGCCAAGGGGGTGGGGCCCAGGCCCCTGCAGGAATCCAGCTGCTCaccagcctgggaggctgaggagctgGCACTCAGAACTTGGCCACATTGATCCACCCACACAGCCCTCTGTCCTCAACCTGTCCCCACTTCCCTTATTAGTCTTAGGCACTGGTCTTGGTCAACACGTGGTCAAAGCCCCTGCTGGCCCAAGAGTCCAGGTGCTATGGCTTTTGTGGGTGGGAAGCCCACCTCAAAGGAGGTGCTCTGGAAAAACAGAGATCAAACTTCCatagaaaggagaggaagggagccgggcgcggtggctcacgcctgtaatcccagctctcagggaggcagaggcgggaggatagcttgagcccaggagttcgagacctgcctgggtaatacagcgagaccccgttctccacaaaaaggaaaaaagagaaaggagaggaagggctTGCCGGCCAAGGGGACCAGAGCACAGCACAGGCTTCAAGGTGCTGTGGATACGTGTTCATGAGACTGGAGTGTCCAGTGCAGGACACAGAACTGGGAGGCGAGATGAGGCTGAAAGTGTAAGGCTGGGGCCAGATCCCGTCCTGAAGGGGTGTCTCCCTAAGCCCCGGGCCCTGCTCTTGTGCAGAAACAAGAGTGTTCTGGGGCGCTCCCACCATGCTCTGGGGTTATGGTCCCCAACTGTGCCAAGTTCCTTTCAAAGTCCCTTGGCAAGCACTGTCCAGTAAGCAGATGCTGGGAGCCAGACCAGATCACTCCCAAGGTCGAGTTTtaacaggaaggagaaaagaagcaaaagacgACAATCCAGACTAGACCTAACGAAGTTTCCCAAAGCGGGGATTATTTGCATCAGGCTTTGAGGGGGTGATGGGTAGCCTGACCTTCATCCTGAACCCACTAGAGTTCTCAGGAATGGAGTAGGGCAGGGCATGGTCAGGTTCGCTGCTAGAATGACCACTCAGGTAATCAGAGGAACGGACATCTCACAAAAGCAGGATGCAGAGGCTAGGGGATATGGAGCGACCCGAAAATGGAAATCTACAGACTTAGGGACGACTCATGGAGGAGAGGAGTCAAGAGGAGCAcccagccaccttgcctggctgaaCACACATCACTCAGATGaggacccaggaggaggaggagcaggttgGGTTGCAGTGCCAGGAGCTGCGGGGCAGGCGTCCAGAAGGCAGATGGATCAACGGAGCCAGAGTTCAGAGGAATGGCCTAAACGGCTTTAACATTCTCAAAATTCTACATGGGAGAGGGTGGGGACTGGCGAGTGAGCCTGCCCAACCCCATCCCCAGTCCAAGACTCAAGGGAGAGGCCAGACCATACACACCATGTTCAAGCACGTTCCTGTTGTTACTAGAATTGGGAGGCGTGGGCCTGCAATTTTAGGGAAGGCCCTGGGACCAGTTATGGCATGAGGGAGCAGGGCAGGAAGCATGagacccactgtgcctgggtcCTCATGCCCCAAACTGAGCTCCTCCAGGCCTGCTTCGCTGGCATAGTCAGAAGAGTACAGGCCCTTGGGTTGGGAGACAGGGCTGTCACTGATTTGCTGGGTGAGGTCACGCAGAAGGTGGCTTGCTCTGGCTCctcacctgcccctgcccccgccccccttCTAGCTAAAGAGTAAATTTGGTGCCCTCCCTCTGGGGCAGCTAGGGATCTAAAAAAGCcaggctgggccgggcgcggtgcctcacacctgttatccc harbors:
- the TAX1BP3 gene encoding tax1-binding protein 3; the protein is MSYIPGQPVTAVVQRVEIHKLRQGENLILGFSIGGGIDQDPSQNPFSEDKTDKGIYVTRVSEGGPAEIAGLQIGDKIMQVNGWDMTMVTHDQARKRLTKRSEEVVRLLVTRQSLQKAVQQSMLS